From Plectropomus leopardus isolate mb unplaced genomic scaffold, YSFRI_Pleo_2.0 unplaced_scaffold5211, whole genome shotgun sequence, a single genomic window includes:
- the LOC121939598 gene encoding serine protease 27-like: protein MASLQKGGSHMCGGTLVAVDSVLSNAACFSSSPDASQWTVKLGLLNLNGSNPFEVTLNVTNITLSNLTGSNVAVLQLTPQPTLSDYIQPICIDNGLTFAVGTTCWAAGWSSEQGGDEQVLQEIQTSIQNCGNASSDTICTETFTVEQVSSKSSTLLYFHMSFCFSKVFVGPETLETLKEKYVHFQNSDVIPKNISKHEQLSPKYKKEC, encoded by the exons ATGGCAAGCCTACAGAAGGGTGGAAGTCATATGTGTGGTGGGACTCTGGTGGCTGTTGACTCTGTGTTGAGCAATGCTGCCTGCTTCTCAAG TTCACCAGATGCCTCCCAATGGACCGTTAAGTTGGGCCTCTTGAATCTGAATGGATCTAATCCTTTTGAGGTGACACTGAATGTGACCAATATCACCCTGAGCAACCTGACTGGATCTAATGTAGCCGTGCTTCAGCTGACACCCCAGCCTACCCTGTCTGACTACATCCAGCCCATCTGCATAGACAACGGACTAACCTTTGCTGTGGGCACCACGTGCTGGGCTGCTGGCTGGAGCTCTGAACAAGGAGGTG ATGAACAAGTTCTGCAGGAGATTCAGACCTCGATACAAAATTGTGGGAATGCATCAAGTGACACCATTTGTACCGAAACTTTTACTGTGGAGCAGGTGAGCAGCAAGAGCAGTACATTATTATACTTCCATATGTCTTTCTGTTTTAGTAAGGTGTTTGTTGGTCCTGAAACTTTAGAAACTTTAAAGGAGAAATAcgtccattttcaaaattcagacgttattccaaaaaatattagtaaacatgaacaactctctcctaaatacaaaaaagagtgctaa